The following proteins are encoded in a genomic region of Triticum dicoccoides isolate Atlit2015 ecotype Zavitan chromosome 1B, WEW_v2.0, whole genome shotgun sequence:
- the LOC119349507 gene encoding photosystem I reaction center subunit VI, chloroplastic gives MASLVAVQPVAVRGLAGSSISGRKLAVRPASAAVSRSTRRARGAAVVAKYGEKSVYFDLDDIANTTGQWDLYGSDAASPYNGLQSKFFNTFAAPFTKRGLLLKVLLLGGGSLLAYVSATASPDLLPIKKGPQLPPTPGPRGKI, from the exons ATGGCGTCGCTCGTCGCCGTCCAGCCGGTCGCCGTGAGGGGCCTGGCCGGCAGCTCCATCTCCGGCCGCAAGCTCGCCGTCcggcccgcctccgccgccgtctcccgCTCCACCCGCAG GGCtcgcggggcggcggtggtggccaAGTACGGGGAGAAGAGCGTCTACTTCGACCTGGACGACATCGCCAACACGACGGGGCAGTGGGACCTGTACGGCAGCGACGCCGCGTCGCCCTACAACGGCCTGCAGAGCAAGTTCTTCAACACCTTCGCCGCGCCCTTCACCAAGCGCGGGCTGCTGCTCAAGGTCCTGCTGCTCGGCGGCGGCTCGCTGCTCGCCTACGTCAGCGCCACCGCCTCCCCCGACCTGCTCCCCATCAAGAAGGGGCCCCAGCTGCCGCCCACCCCGGGACCACGCGGCAAGATCTAA
- the LOC119311756 gene encoding rop guanine nucleotide exchange factor 9-like: MAPPFLKTGHGRDSRFSFRRRKSGKASSTPSSPLSSVSSSASSEDVVLDPGSPTMEPSTKTQTLPCARRMLSRSSCGSRGKLSVDLIPAPLAGGPSDAPRPSTSAAPPPKPAPRPEGPPSDMDMVKEKFSKLLLGEDMSGSGKGVSSALALSNAITNLAASVFGEQRRLQPMAPEQKARWTKEIDWLLSVADFIVEFVPSRQVAEDGSTMEVMITQQRRDLLMNVPALRKLDGMLLDYLDSFSDKQEFWYVKKNDNESEKGDAAEQSDKWWLPTVKVPPEGLSDSTRRWLHHQKELVNQVLKATMAINANVLMEMDIPEAYMETLPKNGKSTLGDSMYKLITDDYFDPEELIATVDLSNEYNIVDLKNRIEASVVIWQKKMQRDGKWGHGVSHEKRGRFEGRAENVLLLLKHRFPGISQSALDISKIQYNRDVGSAILESYSRTLESLAYTVMSRIEDVLHADALAQDPKNGDSMRMPSLTTDDTDTVVQDAKDEMGRLGRMEPVNSTLFDYVGPRDGTIETMILGSQDPQGKKLSKISKIGTKRYSYLDKLENLGGARSPISRH; encoded by the exons ATGGCGCCGCCGTTCCTCAAGACCGGGCACGGCCGCGACTCCAGGTTCTCCTTCAGGCGGCGCAAGTCGGGCAAGGCGTCGTCGACGCCCTCGTCGCCGCTCTCGTCGGTGTCGTCCTCGGCGTCGTCGGAGGACGTGGTCCTCGACCCTGGGAGCCCGACGATGGAGCCGTCGACCAAGACCCAGACGCTGCCGTGCGCCAGGCGGATGCTCTCCCGGAGCAGCTGCGGGTCCAGGGGCAAGCTGTCGGTCGACCTCATCCCGGCGCCGCTCGCCGGCGGCCCGTCCGACGCGCCCAGGCCCTCCACCTCGGCCGCGCCGCCCCCCAAGCCCGCGCCCCGGCCGGAGGGCCCGCCATCAG ACATGGACATGGTGAAGGAGAAGTTCTCCAAGCTGCTGCTGGGGGAGGACATGTCCGGCAGCGGCAAAGGAGTCTCCTCGGCTCTTGCTCTGTCCAATGCCATCACCAATCTTGCAG CTTCCGTGTTCGGTGAGCAGCGGCGTCTCCAACCGATGGCCCCTGAGCAGAAGGCTCGGTGGACAAAGgagatcgactggcttctctccgtCGCCGATTTCATCGTCGAGTTCGTTCCTTCACGCCAGGTGGCCGAGGATGGCAGCACCATGGAG GTTATGATAACTCAGCAACGCAGAGATCTGCTGATGAACGTCCCGGCATTGCGCAAGCTTGACGGAATGCTCCTT GACTATCTCGATAGTTTCAGCGACAAGCAGGAGTTTTGGTATGTGAAGAAAAATGACAATGAATCTGAGAAGGGCGACGCGGCAGAGCAGAGTGACAAGTGGTGGCTCCCGACGGTCAAGGTCCCTCCCGAGGGTCTGTCAGACTCGACGAGGAGATGGCTTCATCACCAGAAGGAGCTTGTCAACCAAGTCTTGAAGGCAACAATGGCCATCAATGCTAATGTTCTCATGGAGATGGATATTCCAGAAGCTTACATGGAGACTCTGCCTAAG AACGGGAAATCTACCCTCGGGGACTCGATGTACAAGCTTATAACCGACGATTATTTCGACCCCGAAGAACTCATAGCAACGGTAGACCTGTCGAACGAGTACAACATTGTTGATCTGAAGAACCGGATCGAAGCATCGGTCGTCATTTGGCAAAAGAAAATGCAGAGGGACGGCAAGTGGGGCCATGGCGTCAGCCACGAGAAGCGGGGTCGATTCGAGGGGAGGGCAGAGAACGTTCTTCTCCTCCTCAAGCACAGATTTCCAGGGATTTCCCAATCAGCTCTGGACATCAGCAAAATCCAGTACAACAGG GATGTTGGGAGTGCCATTCTGGAGAGCTACTCAAGGACGCTCGAGAGCCTAGCCTACACCGTAATGTCCCGCATCGAAGACGTTCTCCACGCCGACGCCCTCGCCCAAGACCCCAAGAATGGGGACTCAATGAGGATGCCGAGCTTAACAACCGACGACACAGACACAGTGGTCCAAGACGCCAAGGACGAGATGGGGAGGCTGGGAAGGATGGAGCCGGTTAACTCGACATTGTTCGACTACGTGGGGCCCCGGGACGGCACCATCGAGACCATGATACTAGGGTCGCAGGATCCCCAAGGTAAGAAGCTGAGCAAGATCTCGAAGATCGGCACCAAGAGGTACTCCTACCTGGACAAGCTTGAGAACCTGGGCGGAGCACGGAGCCCCATATCTAGACACTAG